AGCCTATCTCCTTCAGTAATAACCTTGTTATAGTACTTCTGAATCACTATCCATGCCACAGCCACTACTAATAACAACGTAAACATATGAACTTTTTTCCCTCTATCTAATTTCTCACGTGTCATTTGTATCACCAAACCTTAATTTATATTATGCATCATGGATTATTAGGTGTAGGTGTAGGTGCAGTCCATCCTTCTGGTTCAGTATCTATCCAATATTCTTCTCCATCTGTCACGTTGTAGTCCACTCCTCTATTTAACCATCCTACATGTGTCAAACTTGCTTTACCAACTGTAGCAACTGATCCAGAAAATCCTGTTGTAGCAAAATCCAATGCAACACTAGTTCCTTCTCTTGCAGTTTCGCCATCTGTTGCTTCATAACTTCCAGTCCCTGCTCCAACTTGAGGATAATTAGTAATTGGATATCTTAACTTTAAATAAGTGTCATTCACATCTTTGCTTATCTCTCCTGTTTTATACAAAATACCACTTGCTGATGTTCCTGATGTATTATCATCATTTACTTTTAATGAAACTACTGTATATGGTGGCAACAAATACATATAAAATGCATGTAAATTTTCTTTTGGTCTTGGTATAATTGGATATGAATCACCTTCTTTATAATTTTTAGTCGTATCCGGATTTTCTCCTAGATTCTCTGGATTATATCCTGTTGGAATAATTTTACTACCCGAACCAAGCTTGTCACTTACGAATGCTCTTATATAGTTTTTACTTCTTTGGCTCCACATTACACCTCCAGTTACGTTATCTATATGTTCATTACCACTATCTAGCGCAAATAAAAGTGATATTGCTGCTTGTATTTGCTTAGCACTGGCCTGGTCCGCTCTTTGTTGTGCAGACTTTACATATGAAAATATAGCTGGTGACGCTATTGTTGCCAAAACTAATATAATTGCTAAAACTACTATTAACTCTATTAACGTAAAACCTTTTTTATTTCTCATTCAATATTCCTCCCTTTTTAAAATATATATTAAAATTTTTTGACTATAGTATTGATCCTAACTGTTCCTCCATTGTAAACACTGGCATTATCATTGCAATAACTATTATTCCCACAAATATAGCAATTAAAAGTATCATCACTGGTTCTATTATTGATGTTAATCTTTTGACTGACCTATCTACTTCCTCATCATAAAAATCTGCTACCTTAGCCACTGTAGATTCTAATGTACCAGTTTCTTCTCCTACGCTAATCATTTGTATAACCATCCTAGGGAATATGTCCATTTCTGCCAATGGAGCCGCAATGCTAGAACCACCTTTCATTTCATTTTTAACATTTTCTATTCCCTTGCTAACTAATTTATTATTTATAACAGTTGCGATTACATCAAAACTTTGAATTATTGGCACCCCTGATGAAACTAAAATTCCCATAGTTCTTGCAAATCTTGCTGCTAGAATCTTTTTAAATTCTTTTCGAAATACAGGAATCTTAAAGTACATCTTATCTATAAACAGCCCTCCTTCTTTCGATTTTTTTAGTACCTTGAATGCCCAAATAATAGCTAATATAATTAAAACTATTTTTGATATAAATAGTGGTTCTCTTAATTTATAAGCAACTTCCAATACCATTGTAGTTATCTTTGGAAGTTCTCCTCCAATCGCATCAAACATTGATATAAATTTAGGCACTATAACCACAATCATAAATATCACTGCTGCTATTGCAACTGCCATTATAAACGATGGATATATCATGGCTGTCTTTATTTTTCCTCTTAAGGTATTTTCTTTTTCAAAATGGGTTGCAACATCCTCTAGCGCCTTATCTAAATTACCAGACATCTCTCCCACTTCCACCATGCTGGTTAATATATTAGGGAAAATTCTTTCATGCTCTTTCATAGACTCAGATAAACTAAATC
This portion of the Clostridiales bacterium genome encodes:
- a CDS encoding type II secretion system F family protein, whose translation is MPLYSYKARNLKGEIEKGVMEGAEKTVVYSILKGKGLFPVEINETSYDKASKKIALRKRVNILDLYIFCKQFSIMINAGVPIVQALDVLIKQEENETLKSALRSVAENVHKGFSLSESMKEHERIFPNILTSMVEVGEMSGNLDKALEDVATHFEKENTLRGKIKTAMIYPSFIMAVAIAAVIFMIVVIVPKFISMFDAIGGELPKITTMVLEVAYKLREPLFISKIVLIILAIIWAFKVLKKSKEGGLFIDKMYFKIPVFRKEFKKILAARFARTMGILVSSGVPIIQSFDVIATVINNKLVSKGIENVKNEMKGGSSIAAPLAEMDIFPRMVIQMISVGEETGTLESTVAKVADFYDEEVDRSVKRLTSIIEPVMILLIAIFVGIIVIAMIMPVFTMEEQLGSIL
- a CDS encoding type II secretion system protein is translated as MRNKKGFTLIELIVVLAIILVLATIASPAIFSYVKSAQQRADQASAKQIQAAISLLFALDSGNEHIDNVTGGVMWSQRSKNYIRAFVSDKLGSGSKIIPTGYNPENLGENPDTTKNYKEGDSYPIIPRPKENLHAFYMYLLPPYTVVSLKVNDDNTSGTSASGILYKTGEISKDVNDTYLKLRYPITNYPQVGAGTGSYEATDGETAREGTSVALDFATTGFSGSVATVGKASLTHVGWLNRGVDYNVTDGEEYWIDTEPEGWTAPTPTPNNP